A genomic region of Rhodococcus pyridinivorans contains the following coding sequences:
- the leuD gene encoding 3-isopropylmalate dehydratase small subunit, with product MEAFTTHRGIGVPLRRSNVDTDQIIPAVYLKRVTRTGFEDGLFAAWRNDPSFVLNTPPFDRGSVLVAGPDFGTGSSREHAVWALSDYGFRVVISSRFADIFRGNAGKAGLLAAQVSQDDVELLWKLIEQQPGLELEVDLENRTVTAGTTVVPFTIDDYTRWRLLEGLDDIGLTLRQVDAISEYEKSRPSWKPSTLPAP from the coding sequence ATGGAAGCCTTCACCACCCACAGGGGCATCGGCGTCCCGCTGCGCCGCTCCAATGTCGACACGGATCAGATCATCCCGGCCGTGTACCTGAAGCGCGTCACCCGTACGGGATTCGAGGACGGTCTGTTCGCCGCATGGCGCAACGACCCGTCCTTCGTCCTCAACACCCCGCCCTTCGACCGCGGCAGCGTTCTCGTCGCCGGACCGGATTTCGGCACCGGCTCCTCGCGTGAGCATGCCGTGTGGGCGTTGTCGGATTACGGATTCCGGGTCGTGATCTCGTCCCGCTTCGCCGACATCTTCCGGGGCAACGCCGGAAAGGCCGGTCTGCTCGCCGCTCAGGTCTCGCAGGACGACGTCGAACTGCTGTGGAAGCTCATCGAGCAGCAGCCCGGACTCGAACTGGAAGTGGATCTCGAGAACCGGACGGTGACCGCCGGAACCACCGTGGTGCCGTTCACCATTGACGACTACACGCGGTGGCGTCTGCTGGAGGGTCTCGACGACATCGGATTGACATTGCGCCAGGTAGACGCGATTTCCGAGTACGAAAAGTCAAGGCCGTCATGGAAACCGAGTACCCTTCCGGCGCCCTGA
- a CDS encoding HU family DNA-binding protein, with amino-acid sequence MNKAELIDVLTEKLGSDRRTATAAVEHIVDAIVRAVHDGKSVTITGFGVFEKRRRAARVARNPRTGETVKVKPTSVPAFRPGQSFKNIIAGTQKLPASGPAVKRGAAAAAKKTAAAKKAAKKTTAAKKTTATKSTAAKKTTAAKKTTAAKKTTATKSTPAKKTTAAKSTPAKKTTATKSTAAKKTTAAKKTTAAKSTPAKKTTATKSTAAKKTTAAKKTTAKKTTARKSTKK; translated from the coding sequence ATGAACAAGGCAGAACTGATCGACGTTCTGACCGAGAAACTCGGTTCGGACAGGCGCACCGCCACCGCGGCCGTCGAGCACATCGTGGACGCGATCGTTCGCGCCGTGCACGACGGTAAGAGCGTCACCATCACCGGATTCGGTGTCTTCGAGAAGCGTCGTCGGGCCGCGCGTGTCGCGCGGAACCCGCGCACGGGTGAGACGGTCAAGGTCAAGCCGACCTCGGTGCCGGCCTTCCGTCCCGGCCAGTCCTTCAAGAACATCATCGCGGGCACCCAGAAGCTCCCGGCTTCGGGTCCGGCCGTGAAGCGCGGTGCAGCTGCAGCGGCCAAGAAGACCGCGGCAGCGAAGAAGGCGGCGAAGAAGACCACGGCGGCGAAGAAGACCACGGCGACCAAGTCGACCGCGGCGAAGAAGACCACCGCAGCGAAGAAGACCACGGCGGCGAAGAAGACCACCGCCACCAAGTCGACTCCGGCGAAGAAGACCACGGCGGCCAAGTCGACTCCGGCGAAGAAGACCACCGCCACCAAGTCGACCGCGGCGAAGAAGACCACCGCGGCGAAGAAGACCACGGCGGCCAAGTCGACTCCGGCGAAGAAGACCACCGCCACCAAGTCGACCGCGGCGAAGAAGACCACCGCAGCGAAGAAGACCACGGCCAAGAAGACCACGGCCCGCAAGAGCACCAAGAAGTAA
- a CDS encoding NUDIX hydrolase yields MTESRDKPVKANIFAAGAVLWRPVDENAPDDAQVALVHRPRYNDWSFPKGKLDAGETAVVAAVREIEEETGFRSALGSSLGKVVYPVPGHRKLKRVDYWAARCLDGQFAPNDEVDELRWVSTEEAFDLLSYPMDRSVLRRFRRVPLDTTMALIVRHAKAGSRKKYKGDDRYRPLDASGRAQAEALVPQLTAFGGDSVVSADRTRCIATVEPFASRHGLEIAIEPALSEEEYRADPDHGRKRALEIASGPGTPVISSQGRVIPPLLEWWAERDGLVLPPARNRKASMWVLSLRGDRLVAADHIDSPLPTGRPPADNESI; encoded by the coding sequence TTGACCGAATCACGCGACAAGCCCGTGAAGGCCAACATCTTCGCGGCGGGCGCGGTCCTGTGGCGTCCTGTCGACGAGAACGCTCCGGACGATGCGCAGGTCGCGCTCGTGCATCGCCCGCGCTACAACGACTGGTCCTTTCCGAAGGGCAAGCTCGACGCGGGTGAGACGGCCGTGGTTGCCGCGGTGCGGGAGATCGAGGAGGAGACCGGATTCCGCTCCGCGCTCGGCAGTAGTCTCGGGAAGGTCGTCTACCCCGTTCCGGGTCACCGCAAGCTCAAGCGGGTGGACTACTGGGCTGCGCGGTGCCTCGACGGGCAGTTCGCGCCCAATGACGAGGTTGACGAATTGCGTTGGGTGTCCACCGAAGAGGCATTCGATCTGTTGTCCTATCCGATGGACCGCAGTGTCCTGCGCCGGTTCCGCCGGGTGCCGCTGGACACGACCATGGCGCTGATCGTGCGGCACGCCAAGGCGGGTAGTCGGAAGAAGTACAAGGGCGACGACCGTTACCGGCCCCTCGATGCGTCCGGACGGGCACAGGCCGAGGCGCTCGTTCCGCAGTTGACGGCGTTCGGCGGCGACAGCGTGGTGTCCGCCGACCGCACGCGGTGCATCGCGACGGTCGAACCCTTCGCCTCCCGGCACGGGCTCGAGATCGCCATCGAGCCGGCCCTGTCGGAGGAGGAGTACCGCGCCGATCCGGACCACGGCCGCAAGCGGGCGCTGGAGATCGCGTCCGGTCCCGGCACTCCCGTGATTTCCAGTCAGGGCAGGGTGATCCCGCCGCTCCTGGAGTGGTGGGCCGAGCGCGACGGTCTCGTGCTGCCTCCGGCGCGGAACCGGAAGGCGAGCATGTGGGTGTTGTCGCTGCGCGGCGATCGTCTCGTCGCGGCCGACCACATCGACAGCCCTCTTCCCACGGGCCGTCCACCGGCGGACAACGAGAGCATCTGA
- a CDS encoding RNA degradosome polyphosphate kinase, producing MTNGDSPDPTSSEHAAPSGAARPAGRVATATSAPPAATGLQSRTDHDNTLPVDRYLNREQSWLDFNARVLALAEDTSQPLLERAKFLAIFASNLDEFYMVRVAGLKRRAETGLSVRSADGLTPRAQLALIASSTRELAGRQAQVFLDSVMPALAAEGISIIRWADLTEDERRRLTQYFADQVFPVLTPLAVDPAHPFPYISGLSLNLAVTVKDSQSSGEHFARVKVPDNVDRFVRVDRAGSSHGLPAFLPLEELIAAHLDVLFPGMEIVEHHAFRVTRNADFEVEEDRDEDLLQALERELARRRFGSPVRLEVSDDMTEHMLDLLLRELDVDRVDVVQLPGLLDLSSLWQVHAVDRPDLKDAPFVPATHPAFGERETPKSVFSTLREGDILVHHPYDSFSTSVQRFIEQAAADSQVLAIKQTLYRTSGDSPIVNALIAAAEAGKQVVALVEIKARFDEQANIKWARKLEQAGVHVVYGLVGLKTHCKTCLVVRREGSTIRRYCHIGTGNYNPKTARLYEDVGLLTSSPEIGADLTDLFNTLTGYSRKAQYRNLLVAPHGVRKGIIERVEREIEHHAAGRPSGIRLKANALVDEQVIDALYRASRAGVRTEVVVRGICALKPGVPGLSENITVRSILGRFLEHSRLFHFRGSDEYWIGSADMMHRNLDRRVEVMVQVKNTRLAAQLDGIFDSALDPVTRCWILEGDGTWTASPEPGTAARDHQVELMRSRAS from the coding sequence GTGACCAACGGCGATTCCCCCGATCCCACGAGTTCCGAGCACGCGGCACCATCCGGTGCCGCACGACCCGCCGGTCGCGTAGCGACCGCCACCAGCGCCCCTCCGGCCGCGACGGGACTGCAGTCGAGGACCGATCACGACAACACGCTTCCCGTCGACCGCTATCTCAACCGCGAACAGAGCTGGCTCGATTTCAACGCCCGCGTTCTCGCGCTCGCGGAGGACACCTCGCAGCCGTTGCTCGAACGCGCCAAGTTCCTCGCGATCTTCGCGTCGAATCTCGACGAGTTCTACATGGTGCGGGTCGCCGGGCTGAAACGTCGCGCCGAGACGGGGTTGTCGGTCCGGTCCGCGGACGGACTGACCCCGCGCGCCCAGCTCGCGCTCATCGCGTCGAGCACGCGCGAACTCGCCGGTCGCCAGGCGCAGGTCTTCCTCGACTCGGTCATGCCCGCCCTGGCGGCCGAAGGCATCTCGATCATCCGATGGGCGGATCTGACGGAGGACGAACGCCGACGACTGACACAGTATTTCGCCGACCAGGTCTTCCCGGTCCTGACGCCGCTCGCGGTCGATCCCGCACACCCCTTCCCGTACATCAGCGGCCTGTCCCTGAACCTCGCTGTCACGGTCAAGGATTCGCAGTCGTCCGGTGAACACTTCGCGCGCGTGAAGGTGCCCGACAACGTCGATCGGTTCGTCCGGGTCGATCGCGCGGGTTCGTCGCACGGACTGCCGGCCTTCCTCCCGCTCGAGGAGCTGATCGCCGCCCATCTCGACGTGTTGTTCCCGGGCATGGAGATCGTCGAGCACCACGCATTCCGCGTCACCCGCAACGCCGACTTCGAGGTCGAGGAGGACCGCGACGAGGATCTCCTTCAAGCCCTCGAACGCGAACTCGCCCGGCGGCGCTTCGGATCTCCCGTGCGGCTCGAGGTGTCGGACGACATGACCGAGCACATGCTCGACCTCCTGTTGCGCGAACTCGACGTCGATCGGGTGGACGTCGTCCAGTTGCCCGGGCTGCTCGATCTGTCGTCGCTGTGGCAGGTGCACGCCGTCGACCGACCGGATCTGAAGGACGCCCCCTTCGTGCCGGCGACCCATCCCGCCTTCGGCGAGCGAGAGACACCGAAGAGCGTGTTCTCCACCCTGCGCGAGGGCGACATCCTCGTCCACCACCCGTACGACTCGTTCTCCACGAGCGTGCAACGGTTCATCGAGCAGGCCGCCGCCGACAGCCAGGTCCTCGCGATCAAGCAGACGCTGTACCGGACGTCGGGCGACTCCCCCATCGTCAACGCCCTGATCGCCGCTGCCGAAGCGGGCAAGCAGGTCGTCGCGCTCGTGGAGATCAAGGCACGCTTCGACGAGCAGGCCAACATCAAGTGGGCGCGCAAGCTCGAACAGGCCGGTGTCCACGTCGTATACGGACTCGTAGGTCTGAAGACACACTGCAAGACCTGTCTGGTCGTGCGGCGCGAGGGTTCGACGATCCGCCGCTACTGCCACATCGGCACCGGCAACTACAACCCGAAGACCGCTCGTCTCTACGAGGACGTCGGCCTGCTCACGTCGTCACCCGAGATCGGCGCCGACCTCACCGACCTGTTCAACACCCTCACCGGATACTCCCGGAAGGCGCAGTACCGCAATCTGCTCGTCGCACCGCACGGAGTCCGCAAGGGCATCATCGAACGCGTCGAGCGTGAGATCGAGCACCACGCGGCCGGTCGCCCCAGCGGGATCCGGCTCAAGGCCAACGCCCTCGTCGACGAGCAGGTGATCGACGCGCTCTACCGCGCGTCGCGGGCGGGGGTGCGGACCGAGGTGGTCGTGCGCGGGATCTGTGCCCTCAAGCCGGGCGTGCCCGGCCTGAGCGAGAACATCACGGTGCGCTCGATTCTGGGGCGGTTCCTCGAACATTCGCGGTTGTTCCATTTCCGGGGCAGCGACGAGTACTGGATCGGTAGCGCCGACATGATGCACCGGAACCTCGACCGTCGCGTCGAGGTGATGGTGCAGGTGAAGAACACCCGGCTCGCAGCGCAGCTGGACGGCATCTTCGATTCCGCGCTCGACCCGGTCACCCGCTGCTGGATTCTCGAGGGCGACGGCACCTGGACGGCGTCCCCCGAGCCGGGAACCGCTGCCCGCGACCACCAGGTCGAACTCATGCGTAGTCGTGCGTCCTGA
- the cofC gene encoding 2-phospho-L-lactate guanylyltransferase, producing the protein MPATHVLVPVKALGLAKSRLSHVLDPAARESLVLAMLQDTVTAALSAGDVTVTVVTADERVAAAALDCGADVLPDPVRPDSPDPLNSALLAAARRAREHAPGAELVALQADLPSLRPEDFVLARETARRTGTAVVVDHTASGTTALLHCVSGTLPPLSFGPGSAGRHIDAGAYPVPDALPGLRLDVDTPDDLAAALQLGVGPATAAVLDTVEFPLCHPCDSAAGSRRSATMNS; encoded by the coding sequence ATGCCCGCGACGCACGTGCTCGTTCCCGTCAAGGCCCTCGGCCTGGCGAAGTCGCGGCTCTCGCACGTCCTCGACCCGGCAGCACGGGAATCACTGGTGCTTGCGATGCTGCAGGACACCGTGACGGCGGCGCTGTCCGCCGGAGACGTGACGGTCACCGTCGTCACCGCCGACGAGCGGGTCGCGGCCGCGGCGCTGGACTGCGGCGCGGACGTCCTCCCCGACCCGGTGCGTCCCGACTCCCCCGACCCGCTGAACTCCGCACTGCTCGCAGCGGCCCGCCGGGCGCGGGAGCACGCACCCGGCGCCGAACTCGTGGCGTTGCAGGCCGACCTTCCGTCCCTGCGGCCCGAGGATTTCGTGCTCGCACGCGAGACTGCGCGGCGGACCGGAACGGCCGTGGTCGTCGACCACACGGCGAGCGGTACGACGGCGTTGCTGCACTGCGTGAGCGGCACCCTGCCGCCACTGTCGTTCGGTCCGGGATCGGCCGGTCGCCACATCGATGCCGGTGCGTACCCGGTACCGGACGCCCTCCCCGGACTGCGACTCGATGTGGACACACCGGACGATCTTGCCGCCGCACTGCAACTCGGCGTCGGACCGGCCACCGCGGCCGTGCTCGACACGGTCGAGTTCCCCCTGTGCCACCCGTGCGACAGCGCTGCAGGGAGCCGTCGCTCTGCAACAATGAACTCGTGA
- a CDS encoding NAD(P)H-dependent glycerol-3-phosphate dehydrogenase: MTTAAVLGAGSWGTAYAKVLADAGTDVTIWARREEVARGIAERHENSDYLPGVELPHSLKATADHRVALEGADFVVLAVPSQTLRTNLEEWKADIGPDATLLSLAKGIESGTLMRMSQVIGQVTGAEQNRIAVLSGPNLAREIAEGQPAATVIACPDSTRAMEIQKSCATKYFRPYTNSDVIGCEVGGACKNVIALACGMAAGVGLGENTVASIITRGLAEITRLGTALGAKPATLAGLAGVGDLVATCTSPLSRNRSFGERLGRGESLESAQEATHGQVAEGVKSCTSVRALAASYDVEMPLTDAVHRVCHEGMSVQDAIGQLLGRRIKPE; encoded by the coding sequence GTGACCACAGCAGCAGTTCTGGGCGCGGGTTCGTGGGGGACGGCGTACGCCAAGGTGCTGGCCGACGCCGGAACGGACGTGACGATCTGGGCGCGGCGCGAGGAGGTGGCGCGTGGCATCGCCGAGCGGCACGAGAACTCCGACTATCTACCCGGTGTGGAACTGCCGCACTCGCTGAAGGCGACGGCCGATCATCGGGTGGCCCTCGAGGGCGCCGATTTCGTGGTCCTCGCCGTCCCGAGTCAGACCCTGCGTACCAATCTCGAGGAGTGGAAGGCAGATATCGGACCGGACGCGACACTTCTCAGTCTCGCCAAGGGAATCGAGAGCGGCACCCTGATGCGCATGAGTCAGGTGATCGGTCAGGTCACCGGCGCCGAGCAGAATCGCATCGCCGTGCTGTCCGGCCCCAACCTCGCCCGTGAGATCGCCGAGGGGCAACCGGCCGCGACCGTCATCGCGTGCCCCGATTCCACCCGCGCCATGGAGATCCAGAAATCCTGCGCCACAAAATATTTCCGTCCGTACACGAACTCCGACGTCATCGGCTGCGAGGTCGGCGGCGCCTGCAAGAACGTCATTGCCCTCGCGTGCGGCATGGCCGCCGGAGTCGGGCTCGGTGAGAACACCGTCGCGAGCATCATCACCCGCGGTCTCGCCGAGATCACCCGGCTCGGAACCGCCCTCGGGGCCAAGCCGGCCACACTCGCCGGTCTCGCCGGTGTCGGCGATCTCGTCGCCACATGTACGTCCCCGTTGTCCCGCAACCGTTCGTTCGGCGAACGACTCGGCCGCGGTGAGTCCCTCGAGAGCGCGCAGGAGGCCACCCACGGTCAGGTGGCCGAAGGGGTCAAGTCGTGCACCTCGGTCCGCGCCCTCGCAGCGAGTTACGACGTCGAGATGCCGCTCACCGACGCCGTGCACCGCGTGTGCCACGAAGGCATGTCGGTGCAGGACGCGATCGGGCAGCTGCTCGGACGCCGGATCAAGCCGGAATGA
- a CDS encoding cystathionine gamma-lyase: MTGDSTRCVKAVAHEGVPGSPLQAGPVFAAPYLLGEDERDDVDTYARASNPGWRALESALADLEHASAARVVGSGMSAITVALRSLVAPGGTVVVPSDGYYQVRTYAQEFLAPHGVKVVEMSVAEFGDGTLTDVLVTAPDNSVVLVETPSNPGLDTVDLRAIATACHVSDALLLVDNTTATPLGQLPLDLGADVVVASGTKSLSGHSDLLFGYIAVADPELLPAIDRERLLSGTVLGPFETWLAHRSLGTAGLRFERQCANALAVAGMLLEHAAVTDVRYPGLAGDPAHAVAAGQMSRFGPLVTFRLPGRDEVHRFVRAATLVAPATSFGGIHTTADRRARWGDAVPEGFVRLSCGIEDTADLLADLDAALKETTLHRGRPEPAET, translated from the coding sequence ATGACGGGCGATTCGACTCGCTGTGTGAAGGCAGTTGCACACGAGGGTGTTCCGGGCTCCCCGCTGCAGGCGGGACCGGTCTTCGCGGCGCCGTATCTCCTCGGGGAGGACGAGCGCGACGACGTCGACACCTATGCGCGGGCCTCGAATCCCGGCTGGCGCGCACTCGAATCGGCGCTCGCCGACCTCGAGCACGCCTCGGCCGCCCGCGTCGTCGGCTCGGGAATGTCGGCGATCACGGTCGCCCTGCGATCCCTCGTGGCCCCGGGCGGCACGGTCGTCGTCCCCTCCGACGGTTACTACCAGGTGCGCACGTACGCGCAGGAATTCCTGGCGCCGCACGGAGTGAAGGTCGTCGAGATGTCGGTCGCGGAGTTCGGTGACGGCACCCTGACCGACGTTCTGGTGACCGCTCCCGACAATTCCGTCGTACTGGTCGAGACCCCGTCTAATCCAGGCCTCGACACCGTCGACCTGCGCGCGATCGCGACCGCGTGCCACGTCTCCGACGCGCTCCTGCTCGTCGACAACACCACCGCCACACCCCTGGGCCAGCTGCCCCTCGATCTCGGCGCCGACGTCGTGGTGGCCAGCGGGACGAAATCGCTCAGCGGACACAGTGACCTGCTGTTCGGATACATCGCCGTCGCGGATCCCGAACTGCTGCCCGCGATCGACCGGGAACGACTGTTGTCGGGAACCGTGCTGGGACCCTTCGAGACCTGGCTCGCGCACCGCAGCCTCGGCACCGCCGGACTGCGCTTCGAACGGCAGTGCGCCAACGCGCTCGCCGTCGCCGGGATGCTGCTCGAGCACGCCGCTGTCACGGACGTCCGCTATCCCGGACTCGCCGGCGACCCCGCCCACGCCGTGGCGGCCGGCCAGATGAGCCGCTTCGGCCCCCTCGTCACCTTCCGGCTACCCGGCCGCGACGAGGTGCACCGCTTCGTCCGCGCGGCCACGCTCGTCGCACCCGCCACCAGCTTCGGCGGTATCCACACGACAGCGGATCGTCGCGCACGATGGGGCGATGCGGTGCCGGAGGGATTCGTCCGGTTGTCGTGCGGAATCGAGGACACCGCGGATCTGCTCGCCGATCTCGACGCGGCGCTGAAGGAGACGACCCTCCACCGAGGGAGACCGGAGCCCGCGGAGACATAG
- a CDS encoding D-alanine--D-alanine ligase family protein gives MSMPRTRVAVVFGGRSNEHSVSCISAGSILRNLDPQKYEVVPIGITPEGAWVLGDADPAGLAAAGRELPVVAGDGSDLVLTADPTRGGDIVALDEGSYGRVLASVDVVFPVLHGAYGEDGTIQGLLELADIPYVGPGVLASAAGMDKEFTKKLLAAEGLPVGFQIVLRPGTATLTEEQKTRLGLPVFVKPARGGSSIGISRVADWAAFDDAVAKARQHDPKVIVESAIIGREVECGVLEFPDGDVRASVVAEIRMPDTSDDHEAFYDFDTKYLDDVCEFDVPAKLDEETSDRIRELAVRAFRALDCHGLSRVDFFVTEDGPVINEINTMPGFTSISMYPRMWEATGVEYAELLSILVETALARGTGLR, from the coding sequence GTGAGTATGCCCCGAACCCGGGTGGCCGTCGTCTTCGGTGGTCGCAGCAACGAACATTCCGTCTCCTGCATCTCGGCAGGGAGCATCCTGCGCAACCTGGATCCGCAGAAGTACGAGGTCGTGCCCATCGGCATCACTCCCGAGGGCGCATGGGTCCTCGGCGACGCGGACCCCGCCGGCCTCGCCGCGGCCGGTCGCGAACTGCCCGTCGTCGCCGGCGACGGCTCCGATCTCGTCCTCACCGCGGATCCGACCCGCGGTGGCGACATCGTCGCCCTCGACGAGGGCTCCTACGGCCGGGTGCTCGCCTCGGTCGACGTGGTGTTCCCCGTCCTGCACGGCGCCTACGGCGAGGACGGCACCATCCAGGGTCTGCTCGAACTCGCGGACATCCCGTACGTCGGTCCCGGGGTTCTTGCCAGCGCCGCCGGGATGGACAAGGAGTTCACCAAGAAACTGCTCGCGGCCGAAGGCCTGCCCGTCGGCTTCCAGATCGTCCTGCGTCCCGGCACCGCGACCCTCACCGAGGAGCAGAAGACCCGCCTCGGCCTGCCCGTCTTCGTCAAGCCCGCCCGCGGCGGATCGTCCATCGGCATCAGTCGCGTGGCCGACTGGGCCGCCTTCGACGACGCCGTCGCGAAGGCCCGGCAGCACGACCCCAAGGTCATCGTCGAGTCCGCGATCATCGGCCGCGAGGTGGAGTGCGGCGTGCTCGAGTTCCCGGACGGCGACGTCCGCGCGAGTGTCGTCGCCGAGATCCGCATGCCCGACACCTCCGACGACCACGAGGCGTTCTACGACTTCGACACGAAGTACCTCGACGACGTCTGCGAGTTCGACGTCCCGGCCAAGCTCGACGAAGAGACCTCCGACCGGATCCGCGAACTCGCGGTCCGGGCGTTCCGCGCCCTCGACTGCCACGGCCTGTCCCGCGTCGACTTCTTCGTCACCGAGGACGGACCGGTGATCAACGAGATCAACACGATGCCCGGATTCACCTCCATCTCGATGTACCCGCGGATGTGGGAGGCCACCGGCGTGGAGTACGCCGAGCTGCTGTCGATCCTGGTGGAGACGGCGCTGGCGCGGGGCACCGGCCTGCGCTGA
- a CDS encoding glutamate-5-semialdehyde dehydrogenase, whose translation MTAVTPDSAATDAGTDTREAVHEAARRARVASRRLALLTTIEKDAALHAAADALLAAADTVLAANAEDIEAARAGGTEEAILDRLRLTSARIDGIAAGLRQVAGLPDPIGGVVRGSTLPNGLELRQVRVPLGVVGMVYEARPNVTVDAFGLALKSGNAALLRGSSSAARSNAALVEVLRASLESRGIPADAVQLLPSADRSSVTHLIQARGLVDVVIPRGGAGLIAAVVRDATVPTIETGTGNCHVYVHSAADLEMAEKIVINAKTRRPSVCNTAETILVDKAIADTAVPKLLQAFQQHSVTVHGDLPGLVPATDQDWSDEYLSLDVALAVVDDLDAAVDHIDRYGTGHTEAIVTSDLAAAREFTTRVDAAAVMVNASTAFTDGEQFGFGAEIGISTQKLHARGPMGLPELTSTKWVVWGDGHTRPA comes from the coding sequence ATGACTGCCGTGACCCCCGACTCAGCTGCGACCGACGCCGGCACGGACACCCGTGAGGCCGTCCACGAGGCCGCGCGTCGCGCCCGCGTGGCCTCCCGTCGTCTCGCGTTGCTCACCACCATCGAGAAGGACGCGGCTCTGCACGCCGCGGCCGACGCTCTGCTCGCCGCCGCCGACACCGTCCTCGCCGCGAACGCGGAGGACATCGAGGCCGCCCGCGCCGGTGGCACCGAAGAGGCCATCCTCGACCGGCTGCGCCTGACCTCCGCCCGGATCGACGGGATCGCCGCCGGCCTGCGCCAGGTGGCCGGACTGCCCGACCCGATCGGCGGCGTCGTCCGCGGCTCGACGCTGCCGAACGGTCTCGAGCTGCGCCAGGTGCGCGTCCCGCTCGGCGTGGTCGGCATGGTCTACGAAGCACGGCCCAACGTCACGGTCGACGCATTCGGTCTCGCCCTGAAGTCCGGCAACGCCGCGCTGCTGCGCGGCTCGTCGTCCGCGGCCCGCTCCAACGCCGCGCTCGTCGAGGTGCTGCGCGCCTCGCTCGAGAGCCGGGGCATCCCCGCCGATGCCGTGCAGCTGCTGCCGAGCGCCGACCGCTCGTCGGTCACGCATCTGATCCAGGCCCGAGGCCTGGTCGACGTCGTGATCCCGCGCGGTGGCGCCGGTCTGATCGCCGCGGTGGTGCGCGACGCGACCGTCCCCACGATCGAGACGGGCACCGGCAACTGCCACGTCTACGTCCACTCCGCGGCCGATCTGGAGATGGCGGAGAAGATCGTGATCAACGCGAAGACCCGCCGGCCCAGCGTGTGCAACACCGCCGAGACGATCCTCGTCGACAAGGCGATCGCCGACACCGCCGTCCCGAAGCTCCTGCAGGCATTCCAGCAACACAGCGTGACGGTCCACGGCGACCTGCCCGGCCTCGTGCCCGCGACCGACCAGGACTGGTCCGACGAGTACCTCTCGCTCGACGTCGCCCTCGCGGTGGTCGACGACCTCGACGCGGCCGTCGACCACATCGACCGTTACGGCACCGGCCACACCGAGGCGATCGTCACCTCGGACCTCGCCGCTGCTCGGGAGTTCACGACGCGCGTGGACGCCGCAGCCGTTATGGTCAACGCTTCGACGGCGTTCACGGACGGCGAGCAGTTCGGATTCGGCGCGGAGATCGGCATCTCCACCCAGAAGCTGCACGCTCGCGGCCCGATGGGTCTGCCCGAACTGACGTCGACGAAGTGGGTGGTGTGGGGCGACGGCCACACCCGTCCCGCCTGA
- a CDS encoding AAA family ATPase: MDRALPTTPPIFADVQDVVDRLAGTGYLADKSTATAVFLADRLGKPLLIEGPAGVGKTELARAVAETSEAELVRLQCYEGVDESRALYEWNHAKQILRIQSAGATAAAGESWDRTKEDVFSEEFLLSRPLLTAIRREDPTVLLVDEVDKADVEIEGLLLEVLSDFAVTVPELGTIRATRKPFAVLTSNATRELSEALKRRCLFLHLDFPDADLERRILASRVPDLPDALADQLVRTVRVLRGMQLKKVPSVAETIDWGRTLLALGLDTLDDTALRSTLGVILKHQSDQIRAAAELRLN, encoded by the coding sequence GTGGATCGTGCGCTGCCCACCACCCCGCCGATCTTCGCGGACGTCCAGGACGTCGTCGATCGTCTGGCCGGTACCGGTTATCTCGCCGACAAGTCCACCGCGACCGCGGTGTTCCTCGCCGATCGCCTCGGCAAGCCGTTGCTGATCGAGGGACCCGCGGGCGTGGGCAAGACCGAACTTGCCCGCGCCGTCGCCGAGACCTCCGAGGCCGAACTCGTGCGCCTGCAGTGCTACGAGGGCGTCGACGAGTCCCGCGCGCTGTACGAGTGGAACCACGCCAAGCAGATCCTGCGCATCCAGTCGGCAGGGGCGACCGCCGCGGCGGGCGAGTCGTGGGACCGCACCAAGGAAGACGTCTTCTCCGAGGAGTTCCTGCTGTCGCGGCCGCTGCTCACCGCGATCCGCCGCGAGGATCCGACCGTGCTGCTCGTCGACGAGGTCGACAAGGCCGACGTGGAGATCGAAGGCCTGCTGCTCGAGGTGCTCAGTGACTTCGCGGTCACGGTGCCCGAACTCGGCACCATCCGGGCCACCCGCAAGCCGTTCGCGGTGCTCACCTCGAACGCCACCCGCGAGTTGTCCGAAGCGCTCAAGCGCCGGTGCCTGTTCCTGCACCTGGACTTCCCCGACGCCGACCTCGAACGACGCATCCTCGCCAGCCGGGTCCCCGATCTGCCCGACGCGCTCGCTGACCAACTCGTACGCACGGTCCGCGTGCTCCGCGGCATGCAACTCAAGAAGGTGCCGTCTGTGGCCGAGACGATCGACTGGGGTCGCACCCTGCTCGCACTAGGACTCGACACCCTCGACGACACCGCGCTGCGCAGCACGCTCGGCGTGATCCTCAAGCACCAGTCCGACCAGATCCGCGCTGCCGCCGAGCTCCGGTTGAACTGA